In Mangifera indica cultivar Alphonso chromosome 7, CATAS_Mindica_2.1, whole genome shotgun sequence, the genomic window ATTGGGAGGGTGGATCACCAGACAAATGCTGGTTTGCAAACTAAGGCAGGTAGGAAGAAAATGCTGGAACATGGGTTCTCTTATTTAGAGGAGGTGAAGGGTGATATGAAGGGCAAATTACTTCTTTCTAGGAAGAAATTGGGAGATCAAGCTGATGCCTCATTGGATGGTGGATCCTTGGATATGAAAACACAAGACATAAGAGATAATaccaagaagaaaagaaagcgGCTGGATAATCTTAATGGGCTTGATAGTAAGGAATATTCAAAGGCAGAAAGCAGTGAAAGTGGGTTCGGGTGGGAAAAGAAAACTGGGGTTCAAAAGAATGAGGGGCAGAACTCCAGTGCAAATAAACGTGCTGGTCATAAATCTAACAGTAGGCCGACACCTTTCATGTCAAATAACAATTATCTTTTCAATGGTAGGGAAAATGGTAGAAGTGTTGATAAGGACCAGCAACTCCAGAAACCCAGAATAAAACCTGCATCTCAACACGATTTGGATAACTTAGATTTAATGAGAAGGGTTTTTGGATCTGGAGAAGTTTCTGAGGCAACAACTTCAAGCTCTTCAAAGGTTACAGGTTCTCATAAAAACAAAGCAAACTTTGAAGAAGTCAAATGCTCACCTGTCGAATCAGTGTCCTCATCTCCATTGAAGACATTCTGTCCGGATAAACTGACATCAATGGCAGAGGAAATTTTTGGGAAAGGTGGTGGTGGAAGTAATCATCTTACTGTTGACAGCAATCCTGGAAGTTGCTGGAATGGGGAAGGTGTTGGTGAGATTAATCAGTCTTTTTTGAATAAGAGTGTGAAGTATGAATCCGACAATGACAGTCCTAACCATGCAGCATGCCAGGAAATAAGAAATGAAGATAAACACAGAATTCCTGAGATGTCTAGGTCTAAGTTTTCTGAGGATGAGAAGATTCTCGGTAGCTGGAGGGATCTTGAAGGGCAATTACCAAGtgatgttaaaataaaaaagcatgTTGTAGTTAAGGAAAATCAtgactcaaatttgaaattgtatGCTAGTACCAATAGAAAAGTTGCCTCCCTGCAAAACTTGATACTGGAATATGAGGCTGAAAAGAAGGTTAATCATTTACAAAGAGAGGAAAGAAATGGGATATTGAAGTTGGTCTCACATTGTCAAAGTAAAGATGGACAGAAAATGGGGAGTCACCAATCAGTGCCAGGATCCCGAAGGGAAGGGGTGTTTGATGAAATTCCAGTTGGTTCTTGCAAAGATAATGTGTCAAAAGCTTCAAATCATCCAGGAATGGTGGGTAACAGAAATGGAGCTCGGTGCAGTCCAAGTCGTAGAACCATGAAGTCCTCCAGCCAGAATGCTACTATTGCTCTGAAAGAAGCCAAAGAACTCAGAGACTATGCAGATCGCCTTAAGGTTTCTCGTTTTGGTCTTTCCAGTTTTTAGACTAATTTTTGGAATTGATATTTGCTATTCTGTTGGCCAACAAAcacacaaaagataaaaaactaAGAGGAGTTTTTgggattttgttttgatttctaACTTTTTCCTTggtttcattattttatagaGCTCTGGCTTTGATTTTGAAAGTAATGAGGCGTACTTTCAAGCTGCCCTACAGTTTCTTCACGGGGCTTTTCTTCTAGAAACTTTCACTAATGAGAGTGGCAAAAATGGGGAGTTGACTCCAATACAAGTGTACAACACTGCAGCTAAACTTTATGAGTAAGTTGAATTCAAAGTTGTAGAAGTGTTGCCTCAtgcacatgcatgcatgcatgtatgtatgtatgttgcAGAAATGTGTATCTTATCATGTAACTTTTGTAGTAGCCTTTCCTTTTTCAACTTATTTTGCACAAAtgtgtattttattttgtaacttttgtttatttaattcaCAGATCTTGTGCCCATGAATATGAAAGATGTCAAGAGATGGCTGCTGCTGCTTTAGCCTATAAATGCATTGAGGTTGCATATATGAGGGTAGTTTACTGCAAACATTCAAGTGTAAGTAGGGATCGGAATGAGTTGCAAGCAACTTTACACATTGCTTCTCAAGGTAATGAAGTGAAATGGTGATTAGCATATAGAGGCTTGTTCCTATTTGAATGGTCTACCTGCTTTGATTGCTAATGCATTCCTTTTGACCTTATACGAATATCTGGTAGGAGTAAGTTCTTAAGAAAAGGTTGGACTGTGTAATTGTTTGAGAACTTCATGGTAGTTAAACTATTGATAgtaatttttcagttttgagGTTCAGATTCTTAGCTAAAATCACACTAATCTTCTGCTCGGAAGTgcttcaaatatatttaatcaCTGAGGAGAAGTGTTCCACTTAAAAATGGGGTgctgaaaatttatttatttacttttaatgaaGATATATTCTCTTTTATCTCTTGAATTTGATATAGCGTTTTGTAAAATTTGCGCTGTTGCTTCTTCACTTCTTTTGACTtggaattaagttttaaatttgtgatGTTTTTGAGCTAAGCACGTGTTACTACCCTGCAATCTCCCATGTGATCAATTTTCTTGAGTAGATAATATTTACTTGTCttgaaaacatgaaaatatattgATTCATGCTGAGCTCCCTGAAAAATTGTACTTCATGTAACACTTGCTTGAATTATTTCTTCAGGTGAATCTCCATCCTCCTCTGCATCAGATGTTGATAACTTAAATAATCAAGTGGCAGCTGATAAGGCTACTTCATCCAAGGGTGCTCCTTATATTACCAGAAACCATGTCATAGTTGCTCGAAACCGcccaaattttattcatttgctTGACTTTGTAAGTTGATCCTATGTGGTGAAATTTTTTGTACCTGTTTATGATTGTTCTTTTAAAGGTGCTTTGTCCTAGGTGCCTGTGATGAGATGGGCATCACTTTAgacattttgtaattgtttatgAGGCCTGGAGCATTACATGTATATTCAACATTTATCGGAGAAAACTATGCAGAGCACCTTGAGTATAATTTGCATTAAGAAGTGTTAACGAGGCTAATGGGAATTCTCAGCCTCTACTTTCAGCATATTTAGTGCTATACAGGGACCAGATTCATTTGTCATGAAAGTTTGTGTTTTATCTTTGGTAGACTTGCtttagttatataaattttaagagtgATCCCTGATGTCTTGTGCATAGTATTGTAGTTGTTGGTTTATCTCGGCTATGCCATTAAAAATAAGGGGagttattatatatcatatcagTTTTGTTAGTGGTATCATAAGGTTTGATGTGTAGTTCCTGTCTAGTTTGGCTATGTTTATTCTGTGATGATGAAAGGGGATGAATATTTTAATGTGTACTGTTTTGCAGACACAGGATGTAAATTTTGCTCTGGAAGCCTCAAAGAAATGCCAGAATGCTTTTGCAGCAGTTAATGTAACCCTTGAAGAGGCTCAAAATACAGAGCATACTGCTACTATTAGGAGGGCGATTGATTTTAGCTTCCAGGATGTGGATGGACTTATTCGTCTAGTTCGGCTTGCGATGGAGGCCATAAGCCGTTCTGGTTTTGGTAGTGCTAGGGATTAACTGACACTGTAGATATTGTGTTTGGTTTATATTTCACCACTGGGTAAGGCATCAAGTAAAGAAACTGGAAAGAAGGTGTCTGCCTGGATTATCTACAAAGAAGTGGCCACTGACAACTCTTCTTTGTACATGTGTATAAAGTGAGATTGATTAGCAATTTTGTACATTATTTTTCAGCTTGTTCTTTAGATGGATAAGAGCACACAACATTTACACCATTTAGGCCTTTTTTATGGGTAGTGCAAGGAGGATAGTATATTTTTTGGGGGCAAATTGGGGGTTATTTAGCAAGTTAGTACTACATTTTTTGGCTCCAAACTTCTTTTGTAGCTGAGCAAGCAAAATTATTTATAGAGATCAAAATCATGAGGCAACCGTTTTGAGGAGATTGAATACTGTTATAGGGATATGACCATCCAATTTTCTAGCAGCAGCTTTCAGTTTTCTAACTGTAATGAAAGATTTAGTTGGGCAGAAAATGGAATTCTCTGGGAAGCTTCCCTGTATATTGTCAAATTGTCACCTTTAGCTTGTGTGTTAACTAAAATTGCCAGCTTGTCTTTAATTATCAGTTGATTGTATGCACTGATATTCTGTTTGGACAGATTTTAATTTGGTATTGGTATCGGAGGATGCAACGATGAAATGTGTGAAAAATATAATGCAATATAACAATAACGAGATCAATACACCTTGTGATACCAAAAATGACCAAACTCCGTTATCTTGCAGAAAGCTACTTCCATTATCCAATTTCCAATGCTTTGCTTCAATGCATGGTCCTTGTTAATATCTCAGCCTCGATCTTTCATCAAGAAATATGTGTTAACTGTAAAAGAATAAATTGAGGGAAGCATAAAAAGAAAGACATTCCACCTGATACTTCTTCCGACTTACAATCAAAATGCAATTTTGATACATGAAAATACACATTGCAGCACGGTGAAAGCAAGAATATACAAATTTCTCCATCACCGGTTCACAATCTATCCGTATGTTCTCCACACCTGGCTCCATTGACAAAGTTTACAAGCTTCGCAGATCCTCTGTTTGTGGCTGCAGCTGTGGCAGTTTCATATGCCCTATTTCCACCCTGACCTGGCCCTCTTTTTCCAGCAGCAATAGTGACTACTTCAAGTTGAACCCATGCCACATCATGCCAAGTACCTGAACAAATTGGGATTATTTTTGTCCCTCTCAAGATAGTCCCGAGTGATGAGGTCTTCAATCCTCTTTTTAATTGCCTTGAAATCAGGCTGCAAAGATTTACATTTCAATTAACAGCAAGTTATAAATTTGGAAAGATAAGGAAGATACATTATAAAACAGAGGAATTGCCAGATAAACCTTGAACATGCGGCCTAACTGCTCAACACACTCCAGCACCAACTGCTGGTGCCCCAAAACCTTCCTACTCTTCATGATGCGAACAATTGAGGCATCGATTGCATACCGTCTGTCCTTGTCAACATCTTCAatcactttctttttctcatctACAGGAGGGAGAGGAATCTGCACATCAAACATGTTACAAATCTTTGTAGAGAAAAATCAGTAATTATTAAAAGAGACCAGAACAAGATGTTTAGAAACAGTTCCAGAACCTTGATCCTCCTCATTTTATCAGTAAACTTGGAGTTAAACTCAAAGTGATCTGTCGGGGAGATGCTTTTTGTGTTTGGCTCTTTGTTGAGAATCTTATACTTAGCACATGACAAGGAATGAAGCAATCTAATAACATCATCATCAGTCAAGTTCAACTGAGTCATGATCTCTGAATAACTCAGCCTATCTGAGGAATTGAAAAGTAGCAATGCAGAAGCCTGCAACCAAAAAATCCAGAGTTAGCAATAAAGAAACCCATTTCTGAAGTCCGATCCCACACACTCCAGACCGAAAGGtattaaaaggccaaagaaaACAGGGTGAGCTTATTACTTGATAGGTTGTGACAATCAGCTCCGTCGTTCTTGTTTCAAATTTCCCAATGAGGTTACAAGTCCCCAGTGAATATATCCAAGTAAGTTTTCTGTGCTTGGTTTTTGTCTGATAGAATTCTCTAAATACTTCAACACATTTAACCTAAAGCAGAAGAGTTTAAACAGAGTAACATTAATGCAcagttaaaagagaaaaaaaattaagtgtgTATGAGTTTAACATGTGACATAACAACTCTTGTCTGTACAAGATATTTATGTGCTTACCATCTCTGCTGGAAGGTTAAGATCAAATGATTTGTAACTTGGCCAGAAGCCTGTGGTCAGAACGGTAACTGCCAAATCAATCCCTGGATTTGCATTTGGGTTATTGTTTAGATATTCCTCGAAATTGTTCTGATTTTCCTTTGCCAATGTCAGGTCCGTAACCTAGAAAAAGTAAATAAGCGTATATgaacaaagaataaaaaataactccCACCCTCACAATGTGCCCAACAGTATCTGCATTGAACATTGAAAACTTCCAATTCACCAAGGATAGTAAAGTGTACTGACCATCCCCTCCATCTTGGAGGTGAACTGACCACCACACTGCTGCTTCAGCTTTGTCAAAATACTTCTTTCATGGTCATCATTAGCACTCTTATCAAAAAGAAGCCGCCGAGCAAGCTTTTTCCTGCCAGAAGCCATGCAATGTAAagttaatatttctaaaatgactgtatcttaaaaatataattatagagCGATTTAAAATGCAACATAGATGGCATATACCTGTAAAATTCAGCAAATAAATCCTTGTCGCTGATATATGCAAGCAGCTTCACTACCTATAGTAAGATGAAGAATTCAATAGCAAGGTTTAACATCATGTCCGCAGAAGCTATATCAACACTAGACAACAATGTAACGGACCTTCTCAAGCGTTTCTTCAATTGCTTCATCACTAAGTTTTTCACTCCCACCTTTCTTAagaatattatcacaaaaagTGGCTAGGAGTTCTGCACTTGAGCTTCCAGAAACGCCCTTGTTGCAGAAGACCTCAAAAGCCTCCTTGAGAGACTGGAGGAAAACacaaaacaatcaaatattACAGGACCATGGGATGTgatcttaataatttaaaccAATTATCTATTACAGACCTTGTGGAAGAGAGTGTGATTCTGGAAACAATCATTAACATATGCCAGGTACTTGTCATGTAGCTCAATCACTTTCCTAACAAAAACCTGAAAACCAA contains:
- the LOC123220299 gene encoding cullin-1, coding for MTMSERKTIDLEQGWEFMQKGITKLKNILEGLPEPQFSSEDYMMLYTTIYNMCTQKPPHDYSQQLYDKYRESFEEYITSMVLPSIREKHDEFMLRELVKRWTNHKVMVRWLSRFFHYLDRYFIARRSLPPLNEVGLSCFRDLVYLELNGKVRDAVISLIDQEREGEQIDRALLKNVLDIFVEIGMGQMDCYENDFEAAMLVDTSGYYSRKASSWILEDSCPDYMLKAEECLKREKDRVAHYLHSSSEPKLLEKVQHELLTVFANQLLEKEHSGCHALLRDDKVEDLSRMFRLFSKIPRGLDPVSNIFKQHVTAEGTALVKQAEDAASNKKAEKRDVVGLQEQVFVRKVIELHDKYLAYVNDCFQNHTLFHKSLKEAFEVFCNKGVSGSSSAELLATFCDNILKKGGSEKLSDEAIEETLEKVVKLLAYISDKDLFAEFYRKKLARRLLFDKSANDDHERSILTKLKQQCGGQFTSKMEGMVTDLTLAKENQNNFEEYLNNNPNANPGIDLAVTVLTTGFWPSYKSFDLNLPAEMVKCVEVFREFYQTKTKHRKLTWIYSLGTCNLIGKFETRTTELIVTTYQASALLLFNSSDRLSYSEIMTQLNLTDDDVIRLLHSLSCAKYKILNKEPNTKSISPTDHFEFNSKFTDKMRRIKIPLPPVDEKKKVIEDVDKDRRYAIDASIVRIMKSRKVLGHQQLVLECVEQLGRMFKPDFKAIKKRIEDLITRDYLERDKNNPNLFRYLA